Part of the Nocardia farcinica genome, TCCACCCGCTTCCTGGTCCGCGCGCACGGAGTCGATCCGGTCGCGGCGGCGCCCCTGGCCGACGCCGGGGCCACCGCCTACCACGCGATCCGGGAACACCTCGACCTGATCGATGCGGACACCGTCGTCCTGGTGATCGGGATCGGCGGGCTCGGCCATCTCGCCGTGCAGGTGCTGCGTGATCTCGGCGTCCGCGCGATCGTGGCGGTCGACGAACGCGCCGAGGCGCGCGATCTCGCGGTGCGGCTTGGCGCGCGCATCGCGCTCCCGGACGTCGAGTCCGCGGCGGCCGAGCTCGCCGCGGCGGGCGGTGCCGACCTGGTCCTGGACTTCGCGGGTGCGCCCGCCACGGTCGCCCCGGCCGCACGCACGCTCGCGCCCGGCGGACGGCTGGTGCAGGTCGGCAGCGCGGGCGGGCGGGTCGAGGTCGGCAAGGATCTCGGGCTGGCCGCCGGCTGGCGGGTGGCCGCACCGTTCTGGGCCACCCGCGCCGACCTGGCCGCGGTGCTCGACGCCGCCCGCCGCGGCGCGCTGCACAGCACCACGGCCACCTTCCCGTTGGCCGAGGCGCCCGCGGTCTATCGCGCGTTGCGCGCGGGCACGATCACCGGGCGCGCGGTGCTGATCCCACCCGGACTGTCCCCATCGAGCACGAGGAACCGACGATGAAGGTACTGGCGAAGGAACTGATCGAGCGGTGCAGGCAGGCGCCCGGCACGCTCGCGGTGGTCGACGAGCACGGTGCGCACACCCTCGCCGAGATCGTCACCGCCGCCGAGGAACTGGCGTCCCGGCTGGCCGAGATCGACACCCGCGCGCCGACCGTGCTGGTGCAGGCGGACAACACCTGGCGCACCGTGGCGGCGGCGCTGGCCGTCGGTCTGCGCGGCGGTGTCGTCGCGGTGTTCAGCCCACACGCCAGCGCCGCCGAATTCCGGTTGGCCGTCGAGGACATCGACCCGGACGTCGTCGTGGGCGACGTGGCTACGCTGGCGCACTGGGCGGTCCCGGAATCCGGGTTCCCGGTCGGGGCACCCGGTTTCGACACCGTGTCGGTCCGCGCCAAGCCCGGCTTCGGTGACGTGACCCGCTGGCGCGGCGGCGCGGCGATCGCGATG contains:
- a CDS encoding NAD(P)-dependent alcohol dehydrogenase; its protein translation is MLAVQLTAWGAEPEVRDVPMPRPRGEQVLVRVAAAGLCRSDLHVMDSPAGVFDYPLPLTLGHEVAGTVAEVGPEADPGWLGEPVVVHGVWSCGDCRNCRRERENYCLATRRRPDGRLAPLGNGLGHHGGLAEAMLVPSTRFLVRAHGVDPVAAAPLADAGATAYHAIREHLDLIDADTVVLVIGIGGLGHLAVQVLRDLGVRAIVAVDERAEARDLAVRLGARIALPDVESAAAELAAAGGADLVLDFAGAPATVAPAARTLAPGGRLVQVGSAGGRVEVGKDLGLAAGWRVAAPFWATRADLAAVLDAARRGALHSTTATFPLAEAPAVYRALRAGTITGRAVLIPPGLSPSSTRNRR